From a single Brassica napus cultivar Da-Ae chromosome C9, Da-Ae, whole genome shotgun sequence genomic region:
- the LOC106417350 gene encoding putative F-box/FBD/LRR-repeat protein At2g05300, with protein sequence MIDRGKTKQASSRRLNRSLKEDMISQLPDPLICHVLSLLSTKEAVGTSILSTRWRSLWLWVHRFELSHWEFLDFNAFVSFGNRYFDSTRLSCIHNLKLTIDENEASYLTPWIDALVKRKIQHLCVRRTGGGSSFHEMPLSLYVCETLVSLKLVQLTLVDTEFVSLPCLKTMHLYNNVYPKETTFERLVSSCPVLEDLMIDVLRNDAKVYRVHSRSLKRLRLLRSSSLQSDSVPGVVIDAPLLCSLRINDGVSKMFIVKDMECNAKLDISFDFGLEAFDESNVSSISHIRNFLPGISTVRDMTISAFTFQIIHHYSKLEPLPQFDCMTRLDVIVCASILQWLPTFLERCPNLTSLELELRNDEEMHPREMNQISFSSVPECLLSSLEFVDFAIWGHFPEMKLVRYLLKSSTSLKKLTLNVNHDSIDYDIFNELLKIPRRSTMCEVVVVDF encoded by the exons ATGATTGATAGAGGGAAAACAAAACAAGCTAGTTCCAGAAGGTTGAACCGAAGTTTGAAGGAAGATATGATAAGCCAATTACCTGATCCATTGATATGTCATGTACTTTCTCTTCTCTCCACAAAAGAAGCTGTTGGAACAAGCATTTTATCTACCCGATGGAGGAGTCTCTGGCTTTGGGTTCACCGTTTTGAATTGTCACATTGGGAGTTCCTAGATTTTAACGCCTTTGTGAGTTTTGGTAACAGGTATTTCGACTCAACCAGGCTTTCATGCATACACAATCTCAAGTTAACGATTGATGAAAACGAAGCATCTTATCTCACACCATGGATTGATGCCTTAGTTAAGCGTAAGATCCAACATCTATGTGTTCGCCGTACCGGAGGAGGGTCTTCTTTTCATGAGATGCCCCTAAGCCTTTATGTCTGTGAGACACTGGTATCCTTAAAACTCGTTCAACTAACCTTGGTTGATACGGAGTTTGTTTCTTTACCATGTTTGAAGACTATGCATCTATATAACAACGTGTATCCCAAAGAGACCACTTTTGAGAGACTTGTCTCGTCTTGCCCTGTCCTAGAAGACTTAATGATAGACGTACTAAGGAATGATGCAAAAGTGTATCGGGTCCATTCTCGATCACTGAAGAGGCTCCGTTTGCTACGAAGTTCTTCTCTCCAGTCTGATTCTGTTCCGGGAGTTGTGATTGATGCTCCTCTACTATGCTCTTTGAGAATCAATGACGGTGTATCAAAAATGTTTATAGTAAAGGATATGGAGTGCAATGCTAAGCTAGATATCTCTTTCGACTTTGGTTTGGAGGCTTTTGACGAATCAAATGTTTCATCAATAAGTCACATACGCAATTTTCTGCCTGGGATCTCGACGGTTAGGGATATGACTATATCTGCGTTCACTTTCCag ATCATTCATCACTATTCCAAACTAGAACCCCTGCCTCAGTTTGACTGCATGACCCGCCTGGATGTTATAGTTTGTGCATCTATTTTACAATGGTTGCCAACTTTTCTTGAGCGCTGCCCGAATCTGACATCCCTCGAACTG GAATTGCGCAATGATGAGGAAATGCATCCCAGGGAGATGAATCAAATAAGTTTTTCATCTGTGCCTGAGTGTTTGCTATCATCTCTAGAGTTTGTTGATTTCGCAATCTGGGGACATTTTCCAGAAATGAAGCTAGTAAGGTACTTACTAAAGAGTTCAACAAGCCTCAAGAAACTCACTCTAAATGTCAACCATGATTCAATAGATTATGACATCTTCAATGAACTACTGAAAATTCCAAGACGCTCAACCATGTGTGAAGTCGTCGTTGTTGATTTCTAA